GTCTTCCTGGAAGGGTATGCCACCAACTGAGGCTTGCAACTGTACTACTGTACTAACCCTCTAGATGGCTTTCATATTCGCTCGGCTATCGGAATTGCTTGAATCAAAACGAGATTGATCTGGTCAGTGTATCCTACCTCGTTCACATATCAAGCAGCTGACAGGCCAGGTCCACTGCACCGTGACCCTAAACATGGACTCGGAAAACAGCGAAGCCCTGACAACAAGACTGATCCAGTCTCAAATGACACgactggccctgctggctTCAGGGATCCAGTCTCAAATGGCCCACTATCAGCATGACGACTGCTGGACCCACGCAGACAAACTGTCCTCCAAACTCGATATATGGCACGCGGCTCTCCCGCCAGATCTACACTTGGCCGCCCTCAATAAGCAGGGGAAGACATTAACCCTTGTTCAGGAGCGCGCTCTATACCTAATGCATATACTTTATATCGATGCGCGGCTGCAGCTGTATTGTCGTTTATTCAAGGCCTCGCATCACGCATCTCCAGGGGACAAACAGGAACGAGGTCAGGAAGAACAAGAGCAGGACTCACCCTCCATAGAGGGCCTATTCCAAAAAGTTCCCCGCCATATCAGCGACGTCCATACAGACTTCGCCGTGCAGCTCGCGCGCATTGCCTCGCTGCTGTACAACGAGAAGGCAATCTTCACGCGGTGCTGGCTAGCCATGTACGTTCCTCTAGCCATGCCAGTATATCTACAATGGTAACTAACTAACTGAATAGATGCGCCGTCTTCGACGCCAgcgtcgtcctcctcctcggaaTCTGCCAGAAATACATCACAGGCGACAGTCCCGGCTCTGGGAACGAGTTCTATAGTATCCCCCAGCTCGCCGGTCACCTTGAGTCATGTATGACGGTGCTGCGATTCTGCGGGCGCAGCGACATTGCCGCGCATCGGCTGGGTGACATGCTTGAGCCTATTGTCGAGCAGCTGAACCGCATGGACGTGATCGAGCATACGCCGCAGACCCACGAGGATGGGGATCCGATGAAGATTCAGTATGTActgggtgaagaagggtCTTCTGAGGCGCTTCCCCTGCTGCGTATGACGTACCGGCTGTTGAATTCTATGCCGCCGGAGGGGAGTACTGTGTGGGTTTAGTGGGTAAGCTGTATAAGCTGGGAGAAATGGTATTGAGTCATGGCAATGAACGAGATAGAAATATAATGCAGGGATATTTTCAACCTTCATGCTGATTGCCGCCCTCGTAAACGAATTCCAGAATCGACAAGACACTGCCTTCTGGCTTTGACACCGAGTGTAGCTGGAGTCTACTATCTGCTTCTGCACAGAGCCTGACCCAGTCTGCCAATGGACGCTCGCGCGCGTTGAAAGTAGTCAACATTTCCAAGTCCATGATCCTATTcatataagtatagtagaCACAGTTCGAGCCGGTTACTCACCGTgcaaccctctcctccccttTTGGCAAGGTATTCGGCTCCGGAAGGACTCCATCGTTGATTAACAGCCTGGAACCGTTTCGCATTACCGGGACGAGACTTCTGACGATATTAACCGCGGCTGCGTCCGGATGGTCGTGCAGGATGAACCGCAGGAGGTATATATCCGCAGACTGAGGCTGCGTCGTGAAGAAGTCATGTTCTTCGAATGTAATCCGCGGCTTGAGGTTCTCAGGCAAAGTTTTCTTCCCCTGATCAACGACCCCAGCGAGATCCTGGACAATAAACGTTGCATCCGGCGCTTTCTCTGCTATAGCAATACACGCATGGCCCGTTGAACCACCCACCTAGAAAATCAGTAACCTTCCAGGTACATCCAGTACAACCAGTAGAGTCatacatcaacaaccctcgcCCCCCCAATCCCACCCCACCGATACCCCCCAACAAGATGCGCAATCCCATACCCCTCCGTCGAAGTCATCTCGACCATGGTATTCGCAAACCTCCTCACCCGCTCCGGATCCCGCGCCATATGCACAAACATCGGCTCCCCCGTCCCAAAGGCAACACTGTACCCCGTCTGCGTCGGGTCATCACTAGCCCCAAACCTCTCCTGCGCTTCAACCACCCTCGTCGAGGCCGGGTATGTTTCCTCCGTCGTGTACCCGACCCAGTCCTTGAGTGCCTGGCTGCGCACCAGTAACGCAGAGGCCGCGGTATGCGCGAGCAAGCCCGGTTCCGGCTCGCTGAAGAGTCGGTTCGTCATTGCGTGGCGGGTCATTCGCTTGAGGATATCCTCAGGGACGTTTGCGGTGTGCGCGACAGTCGCGAAGGGCACGGGCTTGTCGAGGGGGACGGAGGCTGCGATATTGTAGTGGGAGATCCAGCGGAGGCTGGACATGTCGTGGGAGCGGCAGGCGAGCCAGCGGAGGTGTTCGGCGGGGCCGGTCGTGAGGTCGATGAGTGTTTGGGCGGCTTCGATGAGGGCTTGTCGGGCGTTGGTGATGGGTGTTCGGGCGGGTGGGAAGGAGGGTGGTGCATCTGGGGCGAAGGAGGGCTgggggtggttgttggaTTGCAGGAATTGTGATATcagggaggcggaggaggagatttgGCCTGCGAGGGTGGTTAATGGGGTTGTATCCATGGTGAGCTGCATATATATCCGGATGAATGGCAATTAGGGTTCATGAAGCTCTAGGATAGAAATTTGACAGCAAAAATAACAACCACACCTGTCAACACTCAACACTAAACACCAACAGTCAGTGTCAGGGGCCGAAGCGGGAAATCAGACCAGGTGGATGGAGCTACTGGATGGCGCAACGGTTTTTTGGTGGATTTGATACGCAGTGATGGCGGGCCAAAGGATCCTCGTGCATCCAACTTAACCATTTCTTTCCTAGTTCTTCTTATCGAACAAGCCCGGCCATCCTCTCCCCACTGCGTGTTCTGAGCCGAACTCCCGATCATTTCCCCAGTCCCCtctgtctccatctcctctgGTTGTGACTCTCACAGACGAAATGACACACCAAAAAACGGAAAGACAGGACGTTGCTGTGCCTGTAGACCAGAATGTGAGTACAGAAGTTCTCAAGAGTCAACATATCAACATGGAACAGTTCCCAACGGACGATGAATCATATAGCACAGAAATGTAGGCCAGAGTTAATTCAACACCCAGCTGTCTCAGCACTGACTGTTCCAATGCAGAGCAAGCTATGCGACTTCCTTGACATCTGCAGTGACAAGCTACAACTGGCAGTATGGCCGACGATATCATTCATACAAAGAAGGAAGTCCGTACCCTTCACTGGACACTTGCAGCACGGGTGGATGATTGACCTCGCATCTAGGCTATAAATTCCCAAATGATGAACGAGAACAAGACCGCCTTGATATGATCCACCACATCATCAAGTTGGTATTGAACGATCGGCTATTCCTAGCCCCGATCGAGAATGGCCCGATTCGGGTTCTCGATATTGGGACTGGGACCGGCCTTTGGGCTATCGAGTTCGGTACGTCTATCGATATGAGATTGGATGGCAACTAACTGCTTATCTAGCGGACCAGTTTCAATCTGCTCACCAGGTGAGTCGACTATTCATGATAACTAAATCTAGGCCTGACTCTGATTCTTCCAGGTCATCGGCAACGACCTAAGCCCTATCCAGCCCTCATGGTGCGTTCACAACTGCCTAATTATCAGCATGTACTGGCCCGAGTATTGATAATACCTCCCTAGGGTCCCCCCTAACGTCGCCTTCGAAgtcgacgacgtcgaagcAGAATGGCCACAGCGACCACCCTTCGACTTCATCCACTCGCGCTACATGTGCGGGTCGATCGTGGACTGGCCCAGACTCGCGCAACAGGCCTACGACCAACTGAAGCCCGGCGGGTGGGTCGAGTTCCAGGAATACAATCTGGTCAACTACTCCGAAGACGGGTCAATCAAGGAGGGGAACAATGTGCAGCGGTTACACGAGTTGCTGCGGGAGGCATGCGATAAAATCAACCGGCCTATAACCATCGGAGCGGATCTGGAGCGCATTGTAAAGGAGACGGGGTTTGTTAATGGCAAGCATCAAGTGTTCCAGGTGCCGCTTGGGACGTGGCCGAGGGAGCGGAGGATGGTATGCTCTTTTTTTCAGTTTCTTATCTCTATCTAGCTAACGATGCTGCAGAAGGACATTGGCGCGTTGAATATGTACCAGATGTTGGATGGCTTAGAGGCGTTTACCACCGCTACTTTTACTGCCATCCTGGGCTGGACGATCGAGGAGGTTCAGGCTTTCCTTACGCTGGTTCGACAGGATGCGAAGGATCGGAGTGTCCATATGATGCATGACTTGTATGTCTCCATGTCTCTCCCTGAAAGGGTAACAGCTAACTGGTGATGTAGACATGTAGTTTATGCACAGAAGCCGTGGCAGTAACGTAACGTCGTCAAAGACGCTTTCATGCTGTGCCAGCTGTAGTAGCTGAGCTGAATCACTTTGTCCTTAAATGACTATAAATAGGTGACATAAGTACTTTCAAACCTATCATAGATGTAATTTGCCTGCGCATGTGTGGTCAGAACCCTATATAGGCCCTTATCCGCCGCGGGGTGTTTGCCGCCCTTCATCCGCCAGTCTCGAGGCCCAAGCGTCGTTTCTGAACAAAAGGAATCTTAATTAAACTTCCGATAGCCGATATCGCTTCCGATGTGACGGCTTGACTTTCTTTGTTCCCCAGATCTTCACCGCGCTGGGTATGGAGATGCGGGGAAACCGTAAGCAGACTTTAATTGCCTGCCAGACTGCAGCTGCCAGCTGGAGTAGTTCTGCTTCCGAAACAGTCTGGGCTTGTCAGTATCCGAAATCCTTCCGAGTGTTTGAATTGTTTATAAAGTTCTCAGCGGTGAATTTGTCTCCCGCTGTATTGCCTCTATTCTCCTGTCTCCCCAGCCTCCTATCCCCCCACCACAAACATGACGGCCGATAAACTTTCAGACCAGGTCGTGGGAGATGAGAAAGCCATATCAAATCACCAGGAAGTCGCTGGACGTGGCCAGGCAGCTACCGACCAATACGGACACGCCCTGCTGGAGTTCGACAAGGCCGCAGAGTCCCGACTACGATGGAAACTGGACCTGTGTATTGTCCCTACTGTCGCGGTGTTGTATTTGTTTTGCTTTATTGATCGAGCGAATATCGGTGAGCAGTCTCTTACTTCCTATTTATTCACCGTCTCATGCATTGTTCACAGGAAACGCGAGACTCGCTGGCCTGGCCACCGATTTGGACATGAAAGGAAATGATTACAACCAAATACTCTCCATgttctatatatcttatattatattcgAGATTCCGAGCAATATCTGCTGCAAGGTGATGGGTCCAGGATGGTTCCTACCGTTAACAACCCTCTTATTCGGCGCAGCATCGCTCGCTACAGCCTTTGTTCATACTGTGGGCCAGGCATCAGGAGTCAGGTTCGTGTTGGGCATATTCGAAGCAGGCATGATGCCTGGCATTGCATACTATCTATCGCGATGGTATCGACGTAGCGAGCTAGCCTTTCGTCTATCCCTTTATCTCGTTACTGCGCCCCTTGCTGGAGCATTTGGGGGCCTCCTCGCGTCTGCCATCTTACGATTAGACCACTTTGGTGGCCTGCATACCTGGAGAATGATCTTTGCCATCGAGGGCATTGTCACCATCGGCGTTGCAATCATCAgcttcttcaccctcaccgACCGACCGGAAACTGCGCGCTGGTTGAcccaggaggaaaaggaccTTGCGATAGCCCGTCTCAAGGCAGAGCGCGTTGCCACAACAGAGGTTCTTGACAAGATCGACAAGACGAAAATGCTGCGCGGTGCTCTGTGCCCTGTCACATTAGCAACTGCCTTTATTTTCCTGCTTGACAACATTACAGTTCAAGGTCTGGCATTCTTTGCGCCGACGATCGTTCAGACCATCTACCCGGATGCCACCGTTATCAGGCAGCAACTCCATACAGTCCCGCCCTATATCGTGGGCGCCTTCATCAACCTGGTTATCCCATTCCTAAGCTGGCGCTGGGACAACCGCATGCTATTTTTCGTTATATCCCCGTTACTCATGATCAGCGGATACATCATGTTCCTAGCAAGCACCGACGGAAAGGTGCGATACAGCGCCACATTCCTCATAGCCAGCGGAGCATTCCCCTTCGGAGCCCTCTGCAACGCCCACGTCTCAAACAATGTTGTATCCGACACTGCACGGTCCGCAGCAATCGGCACAAATGTCATGCTCGGGAACATCGGAGGCCTCATTTCAACGTGGTCATTCTTGGATTTCGATGCTCCGGACTATCATATCGGGAACGGCCTGAATCTGGCCACGGCTAGTATGATTATGATTCTGAGTGCGATTCtctgggcttggatggaGTGGGATAATAAGAAGAGGGAGATGGTTGATATTAATGAGGCCCTCGCGGGCATGTCGCAGAAACAGATCCAGGATCTGGACTGGAGGAACCCGGCTTTTAAATGGCGTCCATAATATATGGCCTTTCCAGCCGTTATCAGGCTAATTTATTACACCATTAAACTATAGAGGGTAAATGTATGGTTCTCTTTGTTGGAATGACGTTCCATTGGCTCGAGAGCTGTCCATCTCATACATACGTCAGTTCCATTAAGTTTCATATCACCAGCACCTTGACAACCtcaagcaaagaaaaagaaagcagagaagcgAAATAAAATGGCTTCCATACTAATATTCCACTAATTACCCCCATGATACCCAAATaaaaatgaaaatgaaacTCCATCACAAAGAGAAAGAGTCCCACCCACcgcacatcctcctcacaaACGGCCGATTCCCCGTATCCCTCGATCTCGCCCGCCAACTCACCCTCGCCGGCTGCAAAGTCTACTGCGTCGATCCCATGAAATACCACGTCTGCCGCTTCTCAACCGCCGTCGCAGGAAGCAAAGTCGTGCCGGCCCCACGCACCGACACCCACGGGTACATCGCCGGCGTGAAAGacgccgtcgcagcctggGAAATAGACCACATCCTCCCCATGCACGAAGAGGAATTCTACCTCGCCGAGTCCAAAGACCCAACTATCCTAGGAAAGTTGTTTTCCCCGCCCTGGTCGCTCCTCGTCTGTCTACATAGTAAGGGGCACTATACGCGGATTGCGCGGGCTTGTGGGCTCGATACACCGGATACGTATTTCTGCAGGAGTATGGATGATGTGAGAAGGCTTGATACTGTGAACAAGGAATGGGCATTAAAGCCCGTCTTCGGACGCGCGAATACAAACGTCTACCATCTGAAACCGGGGCAGCCGATTCCGCCGAATATCCCCGTTAGTGAGAAAGTGCAGTATGTGGCGCAGGAGTGGA
This sequence is a window from Aspergillus puulaauensis MK2 DNA, chromosome 6, nearly complete sequence. Protein-coding genes within it:
- a CDS encoding uncharacterized protein (COG:G;~EggNog:ENOG410PGKR;~InterPro:IPR020846,IPR011701,IPR036259;~PFAM:PF07690;~TransMembrane:12 (i53-74o94-111i123-145o151-171i183-204o216-238i283-310o330-348i355-375o381-402i414-435o447-466i);~go_function: GO:0022857 - transmembrane transporter activity [Evidence IEA];~go_process: GO:0055085 - transmembrane transport [Evidence IEA]), yielding MTADKLSDQVVGDEKAISNHQEVAGRGQAATDQYGHALLEFDKAAESRLRWKLDLCIVPTVAVLYLFCFIDRANIGNARLAGLATDLDMKGNDYNQILSMFYISYIIFEIPSNICCKVMGPGWFLPLTTLLFGAASLATAFVHTVGQASGVRFVLGIFEAGMMPGIAYYLSRWYRRSELAFRLSLYLVTAPLAGAFGGLLASAILRLDHFGGLHTWRMIFAIEGIVTIGVAIISFFTLTDRPETARWLTQEEKDLAIARLKAERVATTEVLDKIDKTKMLRGALCPVTLATAFIFLLDNITVQGLAFFAPTIVQTIYPDATVIRQQLHTVPPYIVGAFINLVIPFLSWRWDNRMLFFVISPLLMISGYIMFLASTDGKVRYSATFLIASGAFPFGALCNAHVSNNVVSDTARSAAIGTNVMLGNIGGLISTWSFLDFDAPDYHIGNGLNLATASMIMILSAILWAWMEWDNKKREMVDINEALAGMSQKQIQDLDWRNPAFKWRP
- a CDS encoding class I SAM-dependent methyltransferase (COG:S;~EggNog:ENOG410PJSS;~InterPro:IPR029063;~PFAM:PF13489,PF13847,PF08241,PF13649), with the protein product MTHQKTERQDVAVPVDQNVSTEVLKSQHINMEQFPTDDESYSTEIASYATSLTSAVTSYNWQYGRRYHSYKEGSYKFPNDEREQDRLDMIHHIIKLVLNDRLFLAPIENGPIRVLDIGTGTGLWAIEFADQFQSAHQVIGNDLSPIQPSWVPPNVAFEVDDVEAEWPQRPPFDFIHSRYMCGSIVDWPRLAQQAYDQLKPGGWVEFQEYNLVNYSEDGSIKEGNNVQRLHELLREACDKINRPITIGADLERIVKETGFVNGKHQVFQVPLGTWPRERRMKDIGALNMYQMLDGLEAFTTATFTAILGWTIEEVQAFLTLVRQDAKDRSVHMMHDLHVVYAQKPWQ
- a CDS encoding uncharacterized protein (COG:S;~EggNog:ENOG410PHAX;~InterPro:IPR001077,IPR036388,IPR016461,IPR029063, IPR036390;~PFAM:PF00891;~go_function: GO:0008168 - methyltransferase activity [Evidence IEA];~go_function: GO:0008171 - O-methyltransferase activity [Evidence IEA]); its protein translation is MDTTPLTTLAGQISSSASLISQFLQSNNHPQPSFAPDAPPSFPPARTPITNARQALIEAAQTLIDLTTGPAEHLRWLACRSHDMSSLRWISHYNIAASVPLDKPVPFATVAHTANVPEDILKRMTRHAMTNRLFSEPEPGLLAHTAASALLVRSQALKDWVGYTTEETYPASTRVVEAQERFGASDDPTQTGYSVAFGTGEPMFVHMARDPERVRRFANTMVEMTSTEGYGIAHLVGGYRWGGIGGARVVDVGGSTGHACIAIAEKAPDATFIVQDLAGVVDQGKKTLPENLKPRITFEEHDFFTTQPQSADIYLLRFILHDHPDAAAVNIVRSLVPVMRNGSRLLINDGVLPEPNTLPKGEERVARIMDLEMLTTFNARERPLADWVRLCAEADSRLQLHSVSKPEGSVLSILEFVYEGGNQHEG
- a CDS encoding Zn(II)2Cys6 transcription factor (COG:S;~EggNog:ENOG410PR5X;~InterPro:IPR036864,IPR001138;~PFAM:PF00172;~TransMembrane:1 (i350-368o);~go_function: GO:0000981 - DNA-binding transcription factor activity, RNA polymerase II-specific [Evidence IEA];~go_function: GO:0008270 - zinc ion binding [Evidence IEA];~go_process: GO:0006355 - regulation of transcription, DNA-templated [Evidence IEA]), whose product is MNRNRNRQQRLAPKTGPSPPEPPENSGKVSKSLKACERCRGMRKRCDGTQPCARCRRLQAECEYTGVDGRRREDWRARIEALEQRNAYLEQVVQQLSGAREQRASMTQPDLGDGVELGMTALNLARAKMQEALKDVPTEVENDDSRRTLQTLVFLEGWLSYSLGYRNCLNQNEIDLVHCTVTLNMDSENSEALTTRLIQSQMTRLALLASGIQSQMAHYQHDDCWTHADKLSSKLDIWHAALPPDLHLAALNKQGKTLTLVQERALYLMHILYIDARLQLYCRLFKASHHASPGDKQERGQEEQEQDSPSIEGLFQKVPRHISDVHTDFAVQLARIASLLYNEKAIFTRCWLAICAVFDASVVLLLGICQKYITGDSPGSGNEFYSIPQLAGHLESCMTVLRFCGRSDIAAHRLGDMLEPIVEQLNRMDVIEHTPQTHEDGDPMKIQYVLGEEGSSEALPLLRMTYRLLNSMPPEGSTVWV